In Flavobacteriales bacterium, one genomic interval encodes:
- a CDS encoding type IX secretion system membrane protein PorP/SprF, with product MMNLRHILVGILTLALNGAIAQQLPQLSQYQFNDYIINPAVAGSRPFFELRSGHRTQWVGIQDAPRTFTLSGATPVGEKMGIGGYIFTDNVGPTRRTGVQFSYAYHFKITGDLKLSFALSAGMLQFLIDGSKIDFHDPNDPVIDDQLRGGIKPDAKFGFYLYHPKFWLGATAPQILGNKITFLESSTSSLSRLQQHYYVSGGYRFFLGDDWRIEPSFLLKYVDPVPLKVDLTATIKYKNAVWLGASYRTNDAISVMLGYWHKQTFQFGYSYDMITSNLQNYSTGSHEVMLAITIGKTKKSVPAGGE from the coding sequence ATGATGAACCTAAGACATATCCTAGTGGGAATCCTGACCTTGGCGTTGAATGGCGCCATTGCACAACAATTACCTCAGCTTTCCCAATACCAGTTCAACGATTATATCATCAACCCGGCCGTTGCGGGAAGTCGACCATTCTTTGAATTGCGTAGTGGCCATCGCACCCAATGGGTGGGCATACAGGATGCTCCACGCACGTTTACGCTCAGCGGCGCAACGCCGGTAGGTGAGAAAATGGGTATTGGTGGCTACATCTTTACGGATAACGTTGGACCAACAAGACGCACTGGTGTGCAGTTCTCATATGCGTATCATTTCAAGATAACAGGTGATCTGAAGCTTTCATTTGCACTTTCCGCAGGTATGCTCCAGTTCCTGATCGATGGTTCCAAGATCGATTTCCATGACCCCAATGATCCAGTCATCGACGATCAGTTGCGCGGCGGTATTAAACCCGATGCCAAATTCGGGTTTTACCTCTACCATCCTAAATTCTGGTTGGGTGCAACGGCTCCTCAGATCCTTGGTAATAAGATCACGTTCTTGGAGAGTTCCACCAGTAGTTTGAGTCGACTGCAACAACACTATTATGTTTCTGGAGGCTATCGCTTCTTCTTGGGTGATGATTGGCGGATCGAACCTTCTTTCCTTTTGAAGTACGTGGACCCGGTACCACTCAAAGTAGATCTTACGGCCACGATCAAATACAAGAATGCGGTGTGGTTGGGTGCATCCTACAGAACGAATGATGCGATCAGTGTAATGCTCGGTTATTGGCACAAGCAGACCTTTCAGTTCGGCTACTCATACGATATGATCACGTCCAACTTACAGAACTACAGCACCGGTTCACACGAAGTGATGCTTGCCATAACGATCGGGAAAACAAAGAAATCGGTGCCTGCAGGCGGTGAGTAA